Sequence from the Maribellus comscasis genome:
ACATTTTTTCAAAATTCTTGGGTTTGCTAAGATAGAATATAAGCGATTTTTCAAAAACAGAATCCGGAACCTGGTATTTATCTAAAATAGCGTAGTAAAAATCAGCAGATGTTGTGTTTTTAATCGTTGAATCCTGCCGGTTGCGGCTGTAATAGGTTGCTTCAGCAAGATGAACATCGATAAGCATATCAATCATTTGGTTTTCTCTGACCAAATTTTCGGGTTTTTCAACCGTTGGCTCGTCACAGGCTGCAAAAGCCAAAATTGTAAAGATGATTATGATGATGTTCTTTTTCATTCAGGGGGCCAAATTATAAATTGTTCCTTGACTTTTCAATATTCAAATCGTTAAAAAAAGCTATTT
This genomic interval carries:
- a CDS encoding DUF4296 domain-containing protein; translation: MKKNIIIIIFTILAFAACDEPTVEKPENLVRENQMIDMLIDVHLAEATYYSRNRQDSTIKNTTSADFYYAILDKYQVPDSVFEKSLIFYLSKPKNFEKMYRKVQSRLSEMEQDLSGRKNELLEFEDER